A region from the Gammaproteobacteria bacterium genome encodes:
- the hisA gene encoding 1-(5-phosphoribosyl)-5-[(5-phosphoribosylamino)methylideneamino]imidazole-4-carboxamide isomerase, translating to MLLIPAIDLKEGKCVRLRQGRMDDSTVFSDDPVAVAKRWVEAGAERLHLVDLDGAFAGRPKNMAVIERIVTAFPEIPIQAGGGIRDADTVQSYLDAGVQYTIIGTRAVSEPHFVNDLCLEFPGHIIVGLDAKDGKVAIDGWSKLSQHDVIDMARHFETDGVSAIIYTDISRDGMMQGLNVEATVRLAQAVHIPVIASGGVTSLDDIRALLAVEDEGIDGVILGRALYEGGIDLAEARALVESGA from the coding sequence ATGTTGTTGATACCCGCCATCGATCTGAAGGAAGGCAAATGTGTCCGTTTGCGCCAGGGACGAATGGACGATTCGACGGTGTTCTCCGACGACCCGGTTGCGGTCGCTAAACGTTGGGTCGAGGCGGGTGCCGAGCGCCTGCATCTCGTCGACCTGGACGGGGCCTTCGCGGGCCGGCCCAAGAACATGGCCGTGATCGAACGTATCGTGACCGCGTTTCCGGAAATACCGATCCAGGCCGGCGGCGGCATACGCGATGCCGACACCGTTCAGAGCTACCTGGATGCGGGGGTCCAGTACACCATTATCGGCACACGGGCCGTGAGCGAGCCGCATTTCGTCAACGACCTGTGCCTGGAATTTCCGGGACACATCATCGTCGGCCTGGATGCCAAGGACGGCAAGGTGGCGATCGACGGCTGGTCGAAGCTGTCGCAGCACGACGTGATCGACATGGCCCGGCACTTCGAGACCGACGGTGTGTCGGCCATCATCTATACCGACATCAGCCGCGACGGGATGATGCAGGGGCTGAACGTCGAGGCCACCGTGCGCCTCGCCCAGGCAGTGCATATTCCGGTAATCGCCTCCGGCGGCGTCACCAGCCTGGACGACATCCGTGCCCTGCTGGCGGTGGAGGATGAAGGAATCGACGGCGTGATTCTCGGCCGTGCCCTGTACGAGGGCGGCATCGATCTGGCTGAAGCCAGGGCCCTGGTGGAAAGCGGCGCCTGA